A section of the Leptotrichia buccalis C-1013-b genome encodes:
- the lpxC gene encoding UDP-3-O-acyl-N-acetylglucosamine deacetylase — MKRKTIKNTVEISGIGLHKGEEIKLALKSNGQESGEQGIIFKRVDVAGKNNIVKVDYRNLFDLERGTNIRNEDDVKVHTIEHFLSALSVTGITDILVEISGNELPILDGSSAGFVEKLLEAEIVELESEIEPVVIKEPVIFSDEKAGKYVMALPYDNFKISYTIDFNHSFLKSQYFEIEVNLENYMENIARCRTFAFDYEIEFLKKNNLALGGSLENAVVVGANGPLNPEGLRYPDEFVRHKILDIVGDLYVLGRPLQAHIIAIKAGHYVNSRLTEMIAKKYF, encoded by the coding sequence ATGAAGAGAAAAACTATTAAAAATACGGTAGAAATATCAGGAATTGGACTTCACAAAGGTGAAGAGATAAAATTGGCTTTGAAATCAAATGGTCAGGAGAGCGGTGAGCAGGGGATTATTTTTAAAAGAGTTGATGTGGCTGGTAAAAATAACATTGTGAAAGTTGATTACAGAAATTTGTTTGACTTGGAAAGAGGAACTAACATCAGGAATGAAGATGATGTAAAAGTTCATACAATTGAGCATTTTCTATCGGCACTTTCAGTTACTGGGATAACTGATATTCTAGTTGAAATTTCAGGAAATGAGTTGCCTATTCTGGACGGAAGTTCAGCTGGATTTGTTGAAAAATTATTAGAAGCTGAAATTGTGGAGCTGGAAAGTGAAATAGAGCCTGTTGTAATTAAAGAACCTGTCATATTTTCTGATGAGAAGGCTGGGAAATATGTGATGGCATTGCCTTACGACAATTTTAAAATATCTTATACGATTGATTTTAACCACAGTTTCTTAAAGTCACAATATTTTGAAATTGAAGTAAATCTGGAAAATTACATGGAAAATATTGCAAGATGCAGAACATTTGCTTTTGATTATGAAATTGAGTTTTTGAAAAAAAATAATCTTGCTCTGGGAGGAAGTTTGGAAAATGCTGTTGTAGTTGGAGCAAATGGACCTTTGAATCCTGAGGGTCTAAGATATCCTGATGAATTTGTGCGGCATAAAATCTTGGATATAGTGGGAGATTTGTATGTTCTGGGAAGACCGTTACAAGCTCATATTATCGCAATAAAAGCAGGGCATTATGTAAATTCAAGATTAACAGAAATGATTGCAAAAAAATATTTTTAA
- a CDS encoding helix-turn-helix transcriptional regulator yields MQIDRLFQIVLILLNKKTITAKKLSEHFNVSIRTIYRDIEALSFAGIPIYSLRGKNGGIRLLESYILDKSLLSSKEQNEILYALESLKASNYPDVDEVLKKLNLIFNKSSDDWIEVDFSRYGSNDNTLFNNIKKAILNSQAVKFTYFNTNGETSQRTVNPLKIWFKEKAWYLFAYCQKKNEIRQFKINRIKNLTLTNEYFERRSINYNINSNDNDIPKKIVKIIVEVDKSQAYRVYDEFSEKNISKTENGNFKVIMENYENEWLYGYLLSFGEYLKIITPERIKNILSHKIEQMRKNYL; encoded by the coding sequence ATGCAGATAGACAGGTTATTCCAAATAGTTCTCATATTGCTAAATAAAAAAACTATAACTGCAAAAAAATTATCCGAACATTTTAATGTATCAATCCGAACAATATACAGAGATATAGAAGCTTTGAGCTTTGCCGGTATTCCAATTTATTCATTAAGAGGAAAAAATGGCGGAATTAGATTATTAGAAAGTTATATTCTAGATAAATCCCTACTTTCTTCAAAAGAACAAAATGAGATTCTTTATGCTTTAGAAAGTTTAAAGGCTTCTAATTATCCAGATGTTGATGAAGTACTAAAAAAATTAAACCTTATTTTTAACAAGTCTTCAGATGACTGGATAGAGGTTGATTTTTCCAGATACGGCTCTAACGATAACACTTTATTTAACAATATAAAAAAGGCTATATTAAACAGTCAGGCAGTAAAATTTACTTATTTCAATACTAATGGTGAAACTTCCCAAAGAACTGTCAATCCATTAAAAATCTGGTTCAAGGAAAAAGCCTGGTACTTATTCGCTTACTGTCAAAAAAAGAATGAGATCAGGCAATTCAAAATAAACAGAATAAAAAATTTAACTTTAACAAATGAATATTTTGAAAGAAGATCGATAAATTATAATATAAATAGCAACGACAATGATATTCCTAAAAAAATTGTAAAAATAATTGTAGAAGTAGATAAATCACAAGCATATCGTGTTTATGATGAATTTTCAGAAAAAAATATAAGCAAGACAGAAAATGGAAATTTTAAAGTAATAATGGAAAATTATGAAAATGAATGGCTTTATGGATATTTGCTTTCTTTTGGGGAATATTTAAAAATTATAACTCCTGAAAGAATAAAAAATATTTTATCACATAAAATTGAACAAATGAGAAAAAATTATCTATAA
- a CDS encoding GyrI-like domain-containing protein, translated as MNYEIIQMNKKTFIGFKTRIKDDGTIPEKIRNLWKKLYSENGINSINNRINNNSIGMYYNYNNKNGFEYDFFAGCETNNIIEKIPENMVKIDIPEGKYAKFIIFGNPERAVSEFWINFWEKFEKESSEIRNYTYDFEEYIDGDDYENMEIHIYIGIK; from the coding sequence ATGAATTATGAAATTATACAAATGAACAAAAAAACTTTCATTGGATTTAAAACTCGAATAAAAGATGACGGAACAATACCTGAAAAAATTAGAAACTTATGGAAAAAATTATATTCTGAAAATGGAATAAACAGTATTAATAATCGAATTAACAATAATTCCATTGGAATGTATTATAATTACAATAATAAAAATGGATTTGAATATGATTTTTTTGCTGGGTGTGAAACAAATAATATTATTGAAAAAATTCCTGAAAATATGGTAAAAATAGACATACCTGAAGGAAAATATGCAAAATTTATTATTTTTGGAAACCCTGAAAGAGCAGTTAGTGAATTTTGGATTAATTTCTGGGAGAAATTTGAAAAAGAAAGTTCTGAGATAAGAAATTATACTTATGATTTTGAAGAATATATTGATGGTGATGATTATGAGAATATGGAAATTCATATTTATATTGGAATAAAATAA
- the gltX gene encoding glutamate--tRNA ligase: MSEKKVRVRIAPSPTGDPHVGTAYIGLFNYAFAKHNSGDFILRIEDTDRTRFSGDSEQQIFDAMKWLGLNYDEGPDVGGEAGPYRQSERFSIYKDYAEQLVEKGEAYYCFCTAERLQKLRERQAAMKQAPGYDGHCRNLSKEEVEAKLAAGEPYVIRLKMPYEGETVVNDGLRGEIRFENSKIDDQVLLKSDGFPTYHLANIVDDHLMGITHVIRAEEWISSTPKHIQLYKAFGWDEPKWYHMPLLRNADKTKISKRKNPVSLNYYKEEGYLKEGLLNFLALMGWSFGENKEIFTIDEMIQNFSFDKISLGGPVFDLVKLGWVNNHHMRLKDLDELTKLAIPYFVQAGYYENENLSDEEFAKLKRIVEITREGSQTLKELPVNAAIYFEDKFELPVIEEGMNKKERKSIERLTSSLETETGKKSIQMFIEKINKLNEEISEDEAKQILHELQDEIGEGPAAVLMPLRAVITGKARGADLYTVIAVIGKERTLARINNILNK, translated from the coding sequence ATGTCAGAAAAAAAAGTAAGAGTTAGAATAGCACCGTCTCCAACTGGAGATCCGCACGTAGGAACTGCCTACATTGGACTATTTAATTATGCGTTTGCAAAACATAATAGCGGAGATTTTATTTTAAGAATAGAAGATACAGATAGAACGAGATTTTCAGGAGATTCAGAACAGCAAATTTTTGATGCGATGAAATGGCTTGGGCTAAATTATGATGAAGGTCCAGATGTTGGGGGAGAAGCAGGGCCTTATAGACAATCAGAAAGATTTTCGATTTATAAGGATTATGCTGAACAATTGGTGGAAAAAGGGGAAGCGTACTACTGTTTTTGTACTGCTGAAAGATTGCAAAAATTAAGAGAAAGACAAGCGGCTATGAAACAGGCACCAGGATACGACGGTCATTGCAGAAACTTATCAAAAGAAGAAGTGGAAGCAAAATTAGCGGCTGGAGAGCCTTATGTTATTAGACTTAAAATGCCTTATGAAGGTGAAACTGTTGTAAATGATGGATTAAGAGGAGAAATTAGATTTGAAAACAGTAAAATTGACGATCAAGTTTTATTAAAATCTGATGGATTCCCAACTTATCATTTGGCAAATATTGTTGATGATCATTTGATGGGAATAACTCACGTTATAAGAGCAGAAGAGTGGATTTCTTCTACGCCTAAGCATATTCAATTATACAAAGCATTTGGATGGGATGAGCCAAAATGGTATCACATGCCACTTTTGAGAAATGCTGACAAAACTAAAATTTCAAAAAGAAAAAATCCAGTTTCACTAAACTATTATAAAGAAGAAGGTTATTTAAAAGAAGGATTGTTAAACTTCCTTGCACTTATGGGATGGAGCTTTGGAGAAAATAAGGAAATTTTTACTATTGATGAAATGATTCAAAATTTCTCTTTTGATAAAATTTCTCTTGGAGGACCTGTATTTGATCTAGTTAAATTAGGATGGGTAAATAATCATCACATGAGATTAAAGGATCTGGATGAATTGACAAAATTAGCAATTCCATATTTTGTGCAAGCTGGTTATTATGAAAATGAAAACTTGTCAGATGAAGAATTTGCAAAATTAAAAAGAATTGTAGAAATTACAAGAGAAGGATCGCAAACCTTAAAAGAGTTGCCAGTAAATGCAGCAATTTACTTTGAAGATAAATTTGAATTGCCAGTAATTGAGGAAGGAATGAACAAAAAGGAAAGAAAATCAATTGAAAGATTAACTTCTTCACTTGAAACAGAAACTGGTAAAAAATCCATTCAAATGTTTATCGAAAAAATCAATAAATTAAATGAAGAAATTTCAGAAGATGAAGCAAAACAAATTCTGCACGAATTGCAAGATGAAATTGGAGAAGGGCCAGCGGCAGTATTAATGCCACTTAGAGCGGTTATTACAGGAAAAGCCAGAGGAGCGGATTTGTACACAGTAATTGCGGTTATTGGTAAAGAAAGAACGTTGGCTAGAATAAATAATATTTTGAATAAATAA
- a CDS encoding NAD(P)H-dependent oxidoreductase, which yields MKKTLIVVAHPNMENSRANKIFKEEAEKLSNVEIYNIYEKYPDGKIDVEKELKLLSETGTLILQFPLYWFSCPSLLKEWIDTVFIAAYYDEDKVLKGKKIGVAVTAGGIASRYDGTSGLTIKNVLAPFSLSINYVEGIELPIYSLFGVMPDLSEEKIVESAKKYVEYIENNLQD from the coding sequence ATGAAAAAAACATTAATAGTTGTAGCACATCCTAATATGGAAAATTCAAGAGCGAATAAAATTTTTAAAGAAGAAGCTGAGAAACTATCAAATGTAGAAATATATAATATTTATGAAAAATATCCTGATGGAAAGATTGATGTTGAAAAAGAATTAAAATTATTATCTGAAACTGGAACTTTGATACTGCAGTTTCCTTTGTACTGGTTTAGCTGTCCATCATTATTGAAGGAATGGATAGATACAGTATTTATAGCAGCTTATTATGATGAAGATAAAGTGCTTAAAGGGAAAAAAATTGGTGTTGCAGTAACGGCAGGAGGAATTGCATCAAGATATGATGGAACAAGCGGTTTGACAATAAAAAATGTATTGGCACCGTTTTCATTGAGCATAAATTATGTTGAAGGAATTGAATTGCCAATTTATTCGTTATTTGGAGTAATGCCTGATTTAAGTGAGGAAAAAATTGTTGAAAGTGCTAAAAAATATGTAGAATACATAGAAAATAATTTACAAGACTAA
- a CDS encoding YjdF family protein — protein MKKISGKLTVFFENPFWVGIFENFENDNLSVCKVTFGSEPKEYEIYDFILKKFYNLRFSNEMKSNFREKAKNPKRRQREIKKELQSKKFLKKSEEILKLQYEENKKERKVKTKQEKELEKQRKFLLKQEKKKQKHKGK, from the coding sequence ATGAAAAAGATTTCAGGAAAGTTGACAGTTTTTTTTGAAAATCCGTTTTGGGTAGGAATTTTTGAAAATTTTGAAAATGATAATTTGTCAGTTTGTAAAGTAACTTTTGGTTCAGAACCTAAAGAATATGAAATTTATGATTTTATATTAAAAAAGTTTTATAATCTTCGATTTAGTAATGAAATGAAGTCAAATTTTAGGGAGAAAGCAAAAAATCCAAAACGGAGACAACGAGAAATAAAAAAAGAACTTCAAAGTAAAAAATTTTTGAAAAAATCAGAAGAAATTCTAAAATTACAATATGAAGAGAATAAAAAGGAACGAAAAGTAAAAACAAAACAAGAAAAAGAACTTGAAAAACAGAGAAAATTTTTATTGAAACAGGAGAAAAAGAAACAAAAACATAAAGGGAAATAA
- a CDS encoding NAD(P)H-dependent oxidoreductase, producing MIKNEEILEVFNKRYACKKFSTEKRVAEEDLKTIIESARLSPSSFGLEPWKFLLLRNEKMREDFRKFAWGALNSLNGATEIVILLARKGVTGDSKYFEDNWKNLKKVSDEMFEAVKDKFTKFQEIHLNLLENERTLFDWASKQTYIALGNMMTVAAYLGIDSCAIEGFNKEKVEKYLSDMELLDLDEYGVSVMVSFGYRDEEQPKKIRQLLTEVLEIIE from the coding sequence ATGATAAAAAATGAAGAAATCTTGGAAGTATTTAACAAAAGATATGCCTGTAAAAAGTTTAGTACAGAAAAAAGAGTCGCAGAAGAAGACTTGAAAACAATTATAGAAAGTGCGAGATTGTCGCCAAGTTCTTTTGGACTTGAGCCTTGGAAATTTTTGCTTTTGAGAAATGAAAAAATGAGAGAAGATTTTAGAAAATTTGCTTGGGGAGCTTTAAACAGTTTGAATGGAGCGACTGAAATTGTGATACTCTTGGCGAGAAAAGGAGTTACTGGGGATAGTAAATATTTTGAAGATAATTGGAAAAATTTGAAAAAAGTTTCTGATGAGATGTTTGAAGCTGTGAAAGATAAGTTTACAAAATTTCAAGAAATTCATTTAAATTTATTGGAAAATGAAAGAACTCTTTTTGACTGGGCTTCAAAACAAACTTATATTGCACTTGGAAATATGATGACTGTTGCAGCTTATTTGGGAATTGACAGCTGTGCAATTGAAGGATTTAATAAAGAAAAAGTCGAAAAATATTTGTCAGATATGGAACTTCTTGACTTGGATGAATACGGAGTTTCTGTAATGGTAAGTTTTGGGTATAGAGATGAAGAGCAACCTAAAAAGATAAGACAGCTGCTTACAGAAGTTTTGGAAATAATTGAGTAA
- a CDS encoding NAD(P)H-dependent oxidoreductase has protein sequence MQKDKELTKKEIFEIFNRRYACKKYDKTKVVSDEDFMTIIEAGRISPSSFGLEPWKFILVKNEEMLNDMREFAWGAINSLNGASHIIMVLARKGVTGDSEYFEKIGKEIKNISEENLKIRKEAFTKFQKEHFKLLESERALFDWASKQTYIAMVNMMNMAAALGIDSCAIEGFNKEVAEKYFSEKGVFDLKEYGISYFVSFGYRDEEITPKTRRELSEVYEVVE, from the coding sequence ATGCAAAAAGATAAAGAATTAACAAAAAAGGAAATATTTGAAATATTTAACAGAAGATATGCGTGCAAAAAATATGATAAGACAAAAGTTGTTTCAGACGAAGATTTTATGACAATTATTGAGGCAGGTAGAATTTCTCCTAGTTCGTTCGGGCTTGAGCCTTGGAAATTTATTCTTGTGAAAAATGAGGAAATGCTGAATGATATGAGAGAGTTTGCTTGGGGAGCGATTAACAGCTTGAACGGGGCGAGCCATATTATTATGGTGCTGGCTAGAAAAGGTGTTACTGGTGATAGTGAGTATTTTGAAAAAATTGGGAAAGAAATAAAAAATATTTCTGAAGAAAACTTGAAAATTAGAAAAGAAGCTTTTACAAAATTTCAAAAAGAGCATTTTAAATTGCTGGAAAGTGAAAGAGCATTATTTGACTGGGCTTCAAAACAGACTTACATTGCAATGGTAAATATGATGAATATGGCTGCAGCTCTTGGGATTGACAGCTGTGCGATTGAAGGGTTTAATAAAGAAGTGGCTGAAAAATACTTCTCTGAAAAAGGTGTGTTTGATTTGAAGGAATATGGAATTTCGTATTTTGTGAGTTTTGGGTATAGGGATGAGGAAATTACTCCGAAAACTAGAAGAGAACTTTCGGAGGTTTATGAGGTTGTTGAGTAA